Proteins from one Phytoactinopolyspora mesophila genomic window:
- a CDS encoding antibiotic biosynthesis monooxygenase family protein: protein MVEVKGLDSAAPFEAQLQETTGPVVLINVFRVPEGTMDETMAKWREDAEFMKAQPGYISAQLHKGTGDSQLLANIAVWESTEHLVKAFSDPEFQAKHDGWPEGTVIYPHLFEKVAVSGICLD, encoded by the coding sequence ATGGTCGAGGTTAAAGGTCTGGACTCGGCGGCACCGTTCGAGGCTCAGCTTCAGGAGACGACAGGGCCGGTGGTCCTCATCAACGTCTTCCGGGTGCCAGAGGGCACGATGGACGAGACGATGGCCAAGTGGCGTGAAGACGCCGAGTTCATGAAAGCTCAGCCGGGTTACATCTCGGCGCAACTTCACAAAGGGACCGGGGACAGCCAGTTACTGGCCAACATCGCGGTGTGGGAGTCCACGGAGCACCTGGTGAAGGCGTTCTCCGACCCTGAGTTCCAAGCGAAACACGACGGCTGGCCGGAAGGCACCGTCATCTACCCACACCTGTTCGAGAAGGTCGCCGTCAGCGGTATCTGCCTGGACTGA
- the accA gene encoding acetyl-CoA carboxylase carboxyltransferase subunit alpha/beta, whose product MVDARTRLEQLADPGNIRLLDAPVTGTPDALRFVDTMPYGQRLAEARARTGLDETMLSAQISIEGVPAVVVVMDFRFLGGSLGATAGNILVNAAEVALERGLPLIAVTASGGARMQEGAVALMQMARASAAWARMDEAGLLTVSVITDPTYGGVAASFATLSDVLIGEKGARLGFAGRRVIEQTIRAELPRDFQTVESFLQRGFVDMVVSRRSLRGELATLLRAGRGAVGAGRDLDTMGDPTWEHSAWVPDEEPWEQVRLARDLRRPTIRDYIALVFDDFIELHGDRLLGDCPAMIAGLARLGAQPVALVGQRKGHTLAELAEHNFAMPFPSGYRKAARVMRLAAKLGLPIITLVDTPGAYPGAEAEEQGQASAIAENLRLMMSLPVPVISVITGEGGSGGALGIAAANRVLIWEHAIYSVISPEGCASILWKDSARSPDAAAALRLSARHLLRLGVVDGVLPEPEGGVGADPPTAAARLRRALHASLAMYSEMDGAQLRSQRHGRFARFGHLDATALSNGLVGQGVRHAQAT is encoded by the coding sequence ATGGTGGACGCTCGGACTCGTTTGGAGCAGCTGGCCGATCCGGGGAACATTCGGCTGCTCGACGCTCCTGTGACGGGCACTCCGGACGCGTTGCGTTTCGTGGACACGATGCCGTACGGCCAGCGCCTGGCCGAGGCCCGCGCCCGCACCGGCTTGGACGAGACGATGCTCAGCGCACAGATCTCGATCGAGGGTGTTCCTGCGGTCGTGGTGGTGATGGACTTCCGCTTTCTGGGCGGCAGCCTTGGCGCGACGGCGGGCAATATCCTCGTCAACGCCGCCGAAGTGGCGCTCGAGCGTGGTCTGCCGCTCATCGCGGTCACGGCGTCGGGCGGAGCAAGGATGCAGGAGGGCGCCGTCGCGCTCATGCAGATGGCTCGGGCGAGCGCTGCATGGGCGCGGATGGACGAGGCCGGGCTGCTCACCGTCTCGGTGATCACCGATCCCACCTACGGCGGTGTCGCGGCGTCGTTCGCGACGCTGTCCGATGTTCTCATCGGTGAGAAAGGTGCTCGCCTCGGTTTCGCCGGACGGCGCGTCATCGAACAGACGATCCGGGCCGAGCTCCCGCGAGACTTTCAAACGGTGGAGTCGTTTCTCCAACGCGGCTTCGTCGACATGGTCGTCTCACGTCGTTCATTACGCGGCGAGCTGGCTACGTTGCTGCGAGCGGGTCGTGGTGCTGTGGGGGCTGGTCGTGACCTCGACACGATGGGCGACCCGACGTGGGAGCACTCGGCTTGGGTGCCTGACGAGGAGCCGTGGGAGCAGGTACGGCTGGCCCGCGACCTTCGCCGCCCGACGATCCGTGACTACATCGCGCTGGTCTTCGATGACTTCATCGAGCTGCACGGAGACCGGTTGTTGGGTGACTGTCCGGCGATGATCGCCGGGTTGGCCCGGTTGGGTGCGCAGCCGGTGGCGCTGGTCGGCCAGCGCAAGGGGCATACGCTGGCGGAGCTGGCCGAGCACAATTTCGCCATGCCGTTCCCCTCCGGATACCGCAAGGCCGCCCGGGTCATGCGGTTGGCCGCGAAGCTGGGGCTGCCGATTATCACGCTCGTCGACACTCCGGGAGCGTACCCGGGAGCAGAAGCCGAAGAGCAGGGTCAAGCCAGCGCTATCGCGGAGAACCTCCGGCTGATGATGTCGCTGCCGGTTCCGGTGATCAGCGTGATCACCGGTGAAGGAGGCAGCGGGGGAGCCCTGGGTATCGCGGCGGCCAATCGGGTCCTGATCTGGGAGCACGCCATCTATTCCGTGATCAGCCCTGAGGGTTGCGCGTCGATCCTCTGGAAGGACTCCGCGCGAAGCCCAGATGCGGCTGCCGCGCTGCGGCTGAGTGCGAGACACCTCCTGCGCCTCGGGGTGGTCGACGGCGTGCTACCTGAGCCGGAAGGTGGGGTCGGTGCGGATCCGCCGACTGCCGCGGCGAGGCTTCGCCGCGCGCTCCACGCAAGTCTGGCGATGTACTCCGAAATGGATGGCGCGCAACTACGCAGCCAGCGTCATGGGCGGTTCGCCCGTTTCGGCCACCTCGACGCCACGGCGTTGTCCAACGGCCTCGTCGGCCAGGGGGTTCGTCATGCGCAGGCGACGTGA
- a CDS encoding acetyl-CoA carboxylase biotin carboxyl carrier protein, with translation MTIELDWRASPAEAGLSVAHVAAPQTATQALTPPSHPLEGAESGAGEPAAAPAVDADDRQYHVCAPSVGTFYQSPEPGAAPFVSVGNTVTAGQQVGIVEVMKLMIPVEVERAGRVIDVLVDDGHAVEHGQRLVALAPLDD, from the coding sequence GTGACGATCGAGCTCGACTGGCGGGCCTCGCCGGCTGAAGCCGGCTTATCGGTAGCGCACGTGGCAGCGCCCCAAACAGCCACGCAAGCCTTGACGCCGCCTTCTCACCCGCTGGAAGGGGCTGAATCGGGGGCGGGTGAACCCGCTGCCGCACCGGCGGTGGATGCCGATGACCGGCAGTACCACGTCTGTGCTCCGAGCGTCGGCACCTTCTATCAATCACCGGAGCCGGGGGCGGCACCCTTCGTCTCGGTCGGCAACACGGTCACCGCCGGTCAGCAGGTAGGGATCGTAGAGGTGATGAAGCTGATGATCCCGGTCGAGGTGGAACGGGCCGGCCGAGTGATCGACGTATTGGTTGACGACGGGCATGCCGTGGAACACGGCCAGCGCCTCGTGGCGCTCGCCCCTCTCGACGACTAG